In one window of Candidatus Avedoeria danica DNA:
- a CDS encoding SMP-30/gluconolactonase/LRE family protein — MAPAQALAQFPTETADPTPTLSTPTAVPLSVIAPGASVERLATGFQFTEGPAADANGDVFFSDVRASRIHRWSVSGGALTTHREGAVGTNGLYFDGRGRLVVCESGARRVVREEADGTITVLADAFDGKRLNSPNDVWIHPAGHIYFTDPRYGSTADIEQDGMHVYLLPADGGPIRRVTGDLRQPNGVIGTPDGRIVYITDPGAGANRTWRYRVDSDGSLVDQSEYVPVGGDGMAIDEAGNVYLATGGRVRVFAPGGAPLADIAVSESPTNVAFGGADFRTLFITARTGFYAVRMAVRGADGPFAWGSPSPEPSATASATPMPLPVPAPRLYLPWSVRQGG; from the coding sequence ATGGCACCCGCTCAAGCGCTTGCTCAGTTCCCGACGGAAACGGCCGATCCAACGCCAACCTTGTCGACGCCGACCGCTGTGCCCCTGTCCGTCATCGCCCCCGGCGCGTCCGTCGAGCGCCTGGCGACCGGCTTCCAGTTCACCGAGGGGCCGGCGGCTGACGCGAACGGCGATGTCTTCTTCTCGGACGTCCGCGCCTCGCGCATCCACCGCTGGTCGGTGTCAGGTGGCGCGCTGACGACGCATCGCGAGGGGGCAGTTGGCACGAACGGGCTGTACTTCGACGGCCGGGGGCGCCTCGTCGTGTGCGAGAGCGGCGCGCGGCGGGTCGTGCGGGAGGAAGCCGACGGGACGATCACGGTGCTGGCCGACGCATTCGACGGCAAGCGGCTGAACAGCCCGAACGACGTCTGGATTCATCCGGCCGGCCACATCTACTTCACCGACCCGCGCTACGGCAGCACCGCCGACATCGAGCAGGACGGGATGCACGTCTATCTGCTCCCGGCCGACGGCGGTCCGATCCGCCGCGTGACCGGCGACCTGCGCCAGCCGAACGGGGTGATCGGCACGCCGGACGGCCGCATCGTCTACATCACCGATCCGGGCGCCGGGGCGAATCGGACGTGGCGCTACCGCGTCGATTCCGACGGATCGCTCGTCGATCAGTCGGAATACGTCCCCGTCGGCGGTGACGGAATGGCGATCGACGAGGCCGGCAACGTTTACTTGGCCACCGGGGGCCGCGTGCGCGTCTTCGCGCCCGGCGGGGCGCCGCTAGCGGATATCGCCGTCAGCGAATCGCCCACGAACGTCGCCTTCGGCGGCGCGGACTTCCGGACGCTCTTCATCACCGCCCGGACCGGCTTCTACGCCGTCCGCATGGCGGTGCGCGGTGCCGACGGGCCATTTGCGTGGGGATCGCCTTCGCCCGAGCCGTCCGCCACCGCGAGCGCGACGCCGATGCCCCTGCCCGTGCCCGCGCCGAGGTTGTACCTGCCGTGGTCCGTACGCCAGGGCGGATGA